In a single window of the Antennarius striatus isolate MH-2024 chromosome 3, ASM4005453v1, whole genome shotgun sequence genome:
- the anxa3a gene encoding annexin A3a isoform X1 yields the protein MADLWEDLDSLVKSPSSFSAKPGERGTIKPKSNFDAEDDAVKLRKAIEGLGTDEKTLIDILTHRSNAQRQLICEAYQAATGRTLLEDLEGDTDGEFKNILVALITPPATYDCHEIMRAIKGVGANCDVLIEIFASRSTEQIAALNEVYLKETEKKLIFDLKREVSGDFAKGLLLLAEGLRDGGTDVDEEKAREDAQILYNAGEKKWGTDESKFIEILCQRNIFQLRQTLVEYKTIGGNTLQESIKKEMSGDLRELLVAIVKCVKSVPIYFAERLRGSMKGAGTDEWTLNRIMVSRSEIDLLDIRAEYKKLYEHSLHSAIESDCGGDYRKTLLKICGGDDES from the exons ATGGCAGATTTATGG GAAGACTTGGATTCTCTTGTGAAGTCTCCGTCCTCTTTCTCGGCAAAA CCTGGTGAGAGAGGAACCATTAAACCCAAGTCAAACTTTGATGCTGAGGACGATGCTGTGAAACTACGGAAGGCCATCGAAGGGCTTG GCACAGACGAGAAAACTCTGATTGACATCTTGACCCACAGAAGTAACGCTCAGAGGCAGCTCATCTGTGAAGCTTATCAGGCAGCCACTGGCAGG ACATTGTTGGAGGACCTGGAAGGGGACACTGATGGCGAGTTTAAGAACATCCTGGTGGCGCTCATCACCCCCCCTGCAACATATGACTGCCATGAAATAATGCGGGCCATAAAG GGTGTTGGGGCAAACTGCGACGTCCTGATTGAGATCTTTGCCTCCAGATCAACAGAACAAATCGCGGCTCTCAATGAAGTTTATTTGAAAG aaacAGAGAAGAAATTGATCTTTGATCTGAAGAGGGAAGTTTCTGGAGACTTTGCCAAGGGGTTGCTCCTTTTGGCTGAG GGCTTGAGGGATGGAGGGACCGACGTAGATGAAGAGAAGGCAAGAGAGGATGCACAG ATCCTTTATAATGCTGGGGAGAAGAAGTGGGGCACCGATGAATCTAAATTCATTGAAATTCTCTGTCAAAGAAATATATTTCAACTGAGACAAA CTCTTGTTGAATACAAGACCATTGGTGGCAACACTTTGCAGGAAAGCATCAAAAAGGAGATGTCAGGCGATCTGAGGGAGCTGCTGGTGGCTATCG TGAAATGTGTGAAGAGCGTACCGATCTACTTTGCCGAACGTCTCCGTGGCAGCATGAAg GGTGCAGGAACTGATGAGTGGACTCTGAACCGGATCATGGTGAGTCGGTCTGAAATCGATCTGCTGGACATCAGAGCCGAGTATAAGAAACTCTACGAGCACTCGCTGCACTCTGCCATTGAG tctgATTGTGGAGGAGATTATAGAAAGACTCTGCTAAAAATCTGTGGAGGAGATGATGAGTCCTAA
- the anxa3a gene encoding annexin A3a isoform X2, with amino-acid sequence MADLWEDLDSLVKSPSSFSAKPGERGTIKPKSNFDAEDDAVKLRKAIEGLGTDEKTLIDILTHRSNAQRQLICEAYQAATGRTLLEDLEGDTDGEFKNILVALITPPATYDCHEIMRAIKGVGANCDVLIEIFASRSTEQIAALNEVYLKETEKKLIFDLKREVSGDFAKGLLLLAEGLRDGGTDVDEEKAREDAQILYNAGEKKWGTDESKFIEILCQRNIFQLRQTLVEYKTIGGNTLQESIKKEMSGDLRELLVAIVKCVKSVPIYFAERLRGSMKGAGTDEWTLNRIMVSRSEIDLLDIRAEYKKLYEHSLHSAIESDLGGSHADCVMAICGGDD; translated from the exons ATGGCAGATTTATGG GAAGACTTGGATTCTCTTGTGAAGTCTCCGTCCTCTTTCTCGGCAAAA CCTGGTGAGAGAGGAACCATTAAACCCAAGTCAAACTTTGATGCTGAGGACGATGCTGTGAAACTACGGAAGGCCATCGAAGGGCTTG GCACAGACGAGAAAACTCTGATTGACATCTTGACCCACAGAAGTAACGCTCAGAGGCAGCTCATCTGTGAAGCTTATCAGGCAGCCACTGGCAGG ACATTGTTGGAGGACCTGGAAGGGGACACTGATGGCGAGTTTAAGAACATCCTGGTGGCGCTCATCACCCCCCCTGCAACATATGACTGCCATGAAATAATGCGGGCCATAAAG GGTGTTGGGGCAAACTGCGACGTCCTGATTGAGATCTTTGCCTCCAGATCAACAGAACAAATCGCGGCTCTCAATGAAGTTTATTTGAAAG aaacAGAGAAGAAATTGATCTTTGATCTGAAGAGGGAAGTTTCTGGAGACTTTGCCAAGGGGTTGCTCCTTTTGGCTGAG GGCTTGAGGGATGGAGGGACCGACGTAGATGAAGAGAAGGCAAGAGAGGATGCACAG ATCCTTTATAATGCTGGGGAGAAGAAGTGGGGCACCGATGAATCTAAATTCATTGAAATTCTCTGTCAAAGAAATATATTTCAACTGAGACAAA CTCTTGTTGAATACAAGACCATTGGTGGCAACACTTTGCAGGAAAGCATCAAAAAGGAGATGTCAGGCGATCTGAGGGAGCTGCTGGTGGCTATCG TGAAATGTGTGAAGAGCGTACCGATCTACTTTGCCGAACGTCTCCGTGGCAGCATGAAg GGTGCAGGAACTGATGAGTGGACTCTGAACCGGATCATGGTGAGTCGGTCTGAAATCGATCTGCTGGACATCAGAGCCGAGTATAAGAAACTCTACGAGCACTCGCTGCACTCTGCCATTGAG TCGGATCTTGGGGGGAGCCACGCTGACTGTGTGATGGCCATCTGTGGAGGAGATGACTAA